A portion of the Candidatus Cloacimonas sp. genome contains these proteins:
- the pyrH gene encoding UMP kinase has protein sequence MKDVYQSENIHRLVLKLSGEVLSGKKGVTYDETLINSLTDAIITVHNRNYELGIVLGGGNIFRGGSWKNKNLNRVVLDSIGMLATIQNSLYMAEILSSRGIECAIFSSLAVDKVVDRYTPQLASSALEQGKICFLSGGTGNPYFTTDTAAVLRAVELNADIVLKATNVDGLYSADPKKDKNARFISNASFEECLQKRLGVMDLTAFSLAMDNDMPIKIFNISQPEMLIEALTKTETGTYIHP, from the coding sequence ATGAAAGATGTTTATCAAAGCGAAAATATCCATCGGCTGGTGTTAAAACTTTCCGGAGAAGTTCTTTCCGGCAAAAAAGGTGTAACCTACGATGAAACATTAATAAACTCTCTGACGGATGCCATCATCACTGTTCACAACCGTAACTATGAATTAGGCATCGTTTTAGGAGGCGGAAATATTTTTCGGGGCGGCTCGTGGAAAAATAAAAATCTGAACAGGGTAGTTCTGGATAGTATCGGTATGCTGGCAACTATCCAGAATTCCCTTTATATGGCAGAAATCCTCAGTTCCAGAGGAATTGAATGTGCCATTTTTTCTTCTCTGGCTGTGGATAAAGTAGTTGATCGCTATACCCCGCAATTGGCATCCTCCGCTTTAGAACAGGGCAAGATTTGTTTTTTAAGCGGGGGGACAGGAAATCCTTATTTTACAACTGATACGGCTGCTGTTTTACGCGCGGTGGAATTGAATGCAGATATTGTGTTAAAAGCTACAAATGTAGATGGACTATACAGTGCGGATCCTAAAAAGGATAAAAATGCCCGTTTTATCAGTAATGCCAGCTTTGAGGAATGTTTGCAGAAACGCTTGGGGGTGATGGATTTAACAGCATTTTCCCTGGCTATGGATAACGATATGCCTATCAAGATTTTCAATATCAGCCAGCCGGAAATGTTAATTGAGGCACTAACTAAAACAGAAACAGGAACTTATATCCACCCTTAA
- the tsf gene encoding translation elongation factor Ts, whose product MAEITATQVKELRDRTGAGMMDCRKALIEKNGNIDEAIKYLREKGISKAEGKASRATKEGIIHSYIHFNNRIGVLLELNCESDFVARTEEFKALADEIAMQIAANNPLAISPEQIDPAILEREKEIAYNKAVNEGKKPEIIEKIVEGNLKKFCTEHSLLEQELISDSTKTVKDLLTNAIATTGENIQVARFIRYQLGGE is encoded by the coding sequence ATGGCAGAGATTACTGCAACCCAAGTAAAAGAATTGCGTGATAGAACCGGAGCCGGAATGATGGATTGCCGCAAAGCGCTGATTGAAAAAAACGGAAATATTGATGAGGCAATTAAATACCTGCGAGAAAAAGGAATCAGTAAAGCAGAAGGAAAAGCAAGCCGTGCCACTAAAGAAGGAATCATTCATTCATACATCCATTTCAATAATCGCATTGGAGTGCTTCTGGAATTGAATTGTGAATCGGATTTTGTTGCCAGAACGGAAGAATTCAAGGCATTGGCAGATGAAATTGCGATGCAAATTGCTGCTAACAATCCTTTAGCCATCAGTCCCGAGCAAATTGATCCCGCTATTCTGGAAAGGGAAAAAGAAATCGCTTATAATAAAGCTGTGAATGAAGGTAAAAAACCCGAAATTATAGAGAAAATTGTAGAAGGAAACCTGAAAAAATTCTGTACTGAGCATTCGCTTTTGGAACAGGAACTAATCAGTGACAGCACAAAAACTGTGAAGGACCTGCTGACAAACGCTATTGCTACTACCGGAGAAAATATTCAGGTAGCCAGATTTATTCGCTATCAGTTGGGTGGTGAATAA
- the rpsB gene encoding 30S ribosomal protein S2 has protein sequence MSVVTMKQLLEAGVHFGHQTFKWNPKMKKYIFIKRNGIHIIDLKQTVDAINEAYQFMKEIASKGEYILFVGTKKQAQAAIKEAAEKAVVFYVNQRWYGGMLTNMATIRQSIEKMKYYEEIVADGTISSYTKLEQQKMKRMHDKIEFSLGGIRDMDALPGCIFIVDTEYEKIAVHEARILNIPIVAMVDTNCDPDVIDYVIPSNDDATRAIHLISDIMANAVIEGKGIATEGESSEEETTATTDAEQTEDFEAELATEEKVEFEVPELAETEV, from the coding sequence ATGTCCGTAGTTACTATGAAACAATTACTGGAAGCAGGTGTCCATTTCGGACATCAGACCTTCAAATGGAATCCTAAAATGAAGAAATATATCTTCATTAAACGCAACGGGATTCATATCATAGACCTGAAACAGACCGTAGATGCTATCAATGAAGCATATCAGTTTATGAAAGAAATTGCCTCCAAAGGTGAATATATCCTTTTTGTAGGCACTAAAAAACAGGCACAGGCAGCTATTAAAGAAGCAGCTGAAAAAGCCGTTGTTTTTTATGTAAATCAGCGTTGGTATGGTGGAATGCTTACCAATATGGCAACCATCAGACAAAGCATTGAAAAAATGAAATACTATGAAGAAATAGTTGCCGATGGCACTATTAGCAGTTATACCAAGCTGGAACAGCAAAAAATGAAAAGAATGCACGATAAAATTGAATTTTCTTTAGGCGGTATTCGGGATATGGATGCCCTGCCAGGATGCATATTTATTGTTGATACCGAATATGAAAAAATAGCCGTGCACGAAGCTCGTATCTTAAATATTCCGATTGTGGCTATGGTAGATACTAATTGTGACCCGGATGTGATTGATTATGTAATTCCCAGTAATGATGATGCCACACGAGCCATTCATCTTATTTCCGATATTATGGCAAATGCTGTTATTGAAGGAAAAGGAATTGCCACCGAAGGTGAAAGCTCGGAAGAAGAAACAACTGCAACCACCGATGCTGAGCAAACAGAAGATTTTGAAGCAGAACTGGCTACCGAAGAAAAAGTTGAATTTGAAGTTCCCGAATTAGCGGAAACAGAAGTATAA